A region from the Desulfuromonas acetexigens genome encodes:
- the dinB gene encoding DNA polymerase IV, with the protein MANAIIHLDMDAFYASVEQHDQPELRGRPVIVGGSRERGVVAACSYEARPFGVRSALPMSRALRLCPEAVVLPVRMARYQEVSRQVFAIFGRYTDRIEPLSVDEAFLDVTGCERLFGTPQEIAQRIRREVREELGLAISAGVAPNKFLAKLASESAKPDGLLEIAPERVDEFLLPLPVERIWGVGNKAAQQLHLQGCRTVADLRRLSVAQLTRLFGVWGERLYHLARGEDERAVEVDTPAKSYGAEETFAVDLTHKEDLHRELLAQAEKVAARLRRHGQSGRVLTLKVRYADFETLTRRLTLPEPTAHGKTLYRAALDLLQRTEAGERPVRLLGLSVAGLEDPAARQPTLFPDPDEQRQTALDTALDRLNRRFGQGQVRRGDLLNEE; encoded by the coding sequence ATGGCCAACGCCATTATCCATCTCGACATGGACGCCTTCTACGCCTCGGTGGAACAGCACGACCAGCCCGAGTTGCGCGGTCGCCCGGTCATCGTCGGCGGGAGCCGCGAGCGCGGCGTGGTCGCGGCCTGTTCCTACGAAGCCCGCCCCTTCGGCGTGCGCAGCGCCCTGCCGATGAGCCGAGCCCTGCGCCTCTGCCCCGAGGCGGTCGTACTGCCGGTGCGCATGGCCCGCTACCAGGAGGTGTCGCGGCAGGTTTTCGCCATCTTCGGGCGCTACACCGACCGCATCGAACCGCTCTCGGTCGATGAAGCCTTTCTCGACGTGACCGGCTGCGAACGGCTCTTCGGCACACCCCAGGAGATCGCCCAACGGATACGCCGGGAGGTGCGGGAGGAACTGGGTTTGGCGATCAGCGCCGGGGTCGCGCCCAACAAGTTCCTCGCCAAGCTCGCCTCGGAAAGCGCCAAGCCCGACGGCCTGCTGGAAATCGCGCCGGAGCGGGTGGACGAGTTCCTATTGCCGCTGCCGGTGGAACGGATCTGGGGAGTCGGGAACAAGGCGGCGCAGCAACTGCACCTCCAGGGCTGCCGCACGGTCGCCGATCTGCGCCGGCTCTCCGTGGCGCAACTGACGCGCCTCTTCGGCGTCTGGGGGGAACGGCTTTACCATCTGGCGCGGGGGGAGGACGAACGGGCGGTGGAAGTCGATACCCCGGCCAAATCCTACGGCGCCGAGGAAACCTTCGCCGTCGATTTGACCCACAAGGAGGATCTGCATCGCGAACTGCTGGCGCAGGCGGAAAAGGTCGCAGCCCGCCTGCGTCGTCACGGGCAGAGCGGCCGGGTACTGACCCTCAAGGTGCGCTACGCCGACTTCGAAACCCTCACCCGTCGCCTCACCCTGCCCGAACCGACCGCCCACGGCAAAACCCTTTACCGCGCCGCCCTCGATCTGCTGCAACGCACCGAAGCCGGAGAACGCCCAGTGCGCCTCCTCGGCCTCAGCGTCGCCGGCCTCGAAGACCCCGCCGCCCGCCAACCGACCCTCTTTCCCGACCCCGACGAACAACGGCAAACCGCCCTCGACACCGCCCTCGACCGCCTCAACCGTCGCTTCGGCCAGGGGCAGGTACGGCGGGGGGATTTGTTAAACGAGGAATGA
- a CDS encoding shikimate kinase, whose translation MRPNLTLIGMPGAGKSTVGVILAKDLAFGFVDTDILIQINRQKPLQRILDESGHLELRRIEEEEILKLNVEHQVIATGGSAVYSDRAMDHLRQISRIVFIDVEFEEISRRIRNFASRGIAKAPNQSFHELYLERQALYRRHADLRVDGNRLSQEELAAHIADLYRQGA comes from the coding sequence ATGCGCCCCAACCTGACCCTCATCGGCATGCCCGGCGCCGGCAAGAGCACCGTCGGCGTCATCCTCGCCAAGGACCTCGCCTTCGGCTTCGTCGACACCGACATCCTCATCCAGATCAACCGACAAAAACCCCTGCAACGGATTCTCGATGAAAGCGGCCATCTCGAACTGCGGCGCATCGAGGAAGAAGAAATCCTCAAGCTCAACGTCGAACACCAGGTCATCGCCACCGGCGGCAGCGCCGTCTACAGCGACCGGGCCATGGACCATCTGCGGCAGATTTCGCGCATCGTCTTTATCGACGTGGAATTCGAGGAAATCAGTCGCCGGATCAGGAACTTCGCCAGCCGGGGGATCGCCAAGGCACCAAACCAGAGCTTTCACGAACTCTATCTCGAACGCCAGGCCCTCTACCGGCGCCATGCCGACCTGCGCGTCGACGGCAACCGCCTTTCCCAGGAGGAACTGGCCGCGCACATCGCCGATCTCTACCGGCAAGGGGCCTGA
- a CDS encoding type II toxin-antitoxin system VapC family toxin encodes MRLLLDTHVLLWVLADDPALSSESRALIGRAETVYVSAVSVWEVSIKAALGKLKIDQDGFLEGLRESGFTPLDISWDHAAAVRQLPDFHRDPFDRMLIAQALAEPLRLLTCDRALARYSELVTLI; translated from the coding sequence ATGAGACTGCTGCTCGATACCCATGTGCTGCTCTGGGTCCTCGCCGACGATCCGGCCTTGTCGTCGGAAAGCCGCGCGCTGATCGGTCGGGCCGAGACGGTCTACGTCAGCGCGGTTTCGGTCTGGGAGGTGAGCATCAAGGCCGCCCTCGGCAAACTCAAGATCGATCAGGACGGATTCCTGGAGGGGTTGCGCGAATCCGGTTTCACGCCCCTTGACATCTCCTGGGACCACGCCGCGGCCGTGCGGCAACTCCCCGACTTCCATCGCGATCCCTTCGATCGCATGCTCATCGCCCAAGCCCTCGCCGAGCCCCTGCGTCTGCTGACCTGCGACCGCGCCCTCGCCCGCTATTCCGAACTGGTGACGCTGATTTAA
- a CDS encoding glycoside hydrolase family 3 N-terminal domain-containing protein codes for MLIAIPDPKPYPLIRRIRACLGQARRFFPFVLLTFLAFSLPATAASPRSDQPSLDERLGQMLMVGFRGTNVADDHFILRDIRNHHLGGVILFDYDLKSRKYGRNIASPEQLRALTDRLRREAQKPLLIAIDQEGGRVNRLAPRYGFPATLSHEELGRLDDPAETTRRAAAQARTLREAGINFNLAPVVDLRVNPDNPVIARYGRAFAADPGKVTAQARAYIAGHRQEGVLTCLKHFPGHGSSTADSHLGFTDVSGSWREEELIPYRELVAAGLADAVMTAHVFNAQLDKELPATLSPAVIDGLLRKELGFSGPVLSDDLQMAAISARHNLPEAVEKAVLAGVDILVFGNNLAYDEEIVPRVLAILRDLLRRGIIDEARIDASWRRIQKLKDSLPAVERNHP; via the coding sequence ATGCTTATTGCCATCCCTGACCCCAAGCCTTATCCACTGATTCGACGTATTCGGGCCTGCCTCGGGCAGGCCCGTCGTTTTTTCCCCTTTGTTCTCCTGACGTTTCTCGCCTTTTCGTTGCCGGCGACGGCGGCGTCACCCCGCTCCGACCAACCCTCCCTTGACGAACGTCTCGGCCAGATGCTCATGGTCGGCTTTCGCGGCACGAACGTCGCCGACGATCATTTCATCCTCCGTGACATCCGCAACCATCACCTTGGCGGCGTCATCCTCTTCGACTACGATCTGAAAAGCCGCAAATATGGCCGCAATATCGCTTCGCCGGAGCAGTTGCGCGCGCTGACCGACCGCCTGCGTCGGGAAGCGCAAAAGCCCCTGCTCATCGCCATCGACCAGGAAGGCGGACGGGTCAACCGTCTCGCCCCCCGCTACGGCTTTCCCGCGACCCTCTCCCACGAGGAACTGGGGCGGCTTGACGATCCGGCGGAGACGACCCGCCGCGCCGCCGCCCAGGCCCGCACCCTGAGGGAGGCCGGAATCAATTTCAATCTGGCGCCGGTGGTCGACCTGCGGGTCAATCCCGACAACCCGGTGATCGCCCGCTACGGCCGCGCCTTCGCCGCCGATCCCGGCAAGGTCACGGCCCAGGCTCGGGCCTATATCGCCGGGCACCGACAAGAGGGTGTGCTGACCTGCCTCAAGCACTTCCCCGGTCACGGCAGCTCCACCGCCGACTCCCACCTCGGCTTCACCGACGTCAGCGGCAGCTGGCGCGAAGAGGAACTCATTCCCTACCGGGAACTCGTCGCCGCCGGCCTGGCCGACGCGGTGATGACAGCCCACGTCTTCAACGCCCAACTCGACAAGGAGCTCCCCGCCACCCTCTCCCCCGCCGTGATCGACGGCCTGCTGCGCAAGGAACTCGGCTTTTCCGGGCCGGTCCTCTCCGACGACCTGCAGATGGCTGCCATCAGTGCCCGCCACAACCTGCCCGAGGCGGTCGAAAAAGCGGTGCTGGCCGGGGTCGATATCCTCGTTTTCGGCAACAACCTCGCCTACGACGAAGAGATCGTCCCCCGCGTCCTCGCCATCCTCCGCGATCTGCTCCGGCGTGGGATAATCGACGAGGCCCGTATCGACGCCTCCTGGCGCCGCATCCAAAAGCTCAAAGATTCTCTCCCCGCCGTCGAGCGCAATCATCCTTGA
- a CDS encoding type II toxin-antitoxin system Phd/YefM family antitoxin, with protein MPRVNIHEAKTHFSRLVDAAMAGEEIVIAKAGKPAVRLVPLDAAPAPGIRFGVMKGEIEIAEDFDAPLPDELQRAFEGEA; from the coding sequence ATGCCGAGAGTCAATATCCATGAAGCCAAAACCCACTTTTCCCGGCTGGTCGACGCGGCGATGGCGGGGGAGGAGATCGTCATCGCCAAGGCCGGTAAACCCGCCGTCCGGCTGGTTCCGCTGGATGCCGCTCCGGCGCCTGGCATCCGCTTCGGGGTGATGAAGGGAGAGATTGAAATCGCCGAGGATTTTGACGCGCCGCTGCCGGACGAACTGCAACGGGCCTTCGAGGGGGAAGCATGA